A genomic window from Candidatus Pelagisphaera phototrophica includes:
- a CDS encoding TIGR01777 family oxidoreductase — protein MAQYQKITAIPCTAEELYRWHGREGAFERLIPPWQSMDILSRRGGIEKGANIHIRLKRLGISTDWIAQITDGLEDSFFVDSQLKGPFEKWIHRHEFSEVDSHQCRLTDSIDYSLPAGKLGALFGGRFVASDLERVFRYRHDVTRNDLAAWNAYRSYPKFNVLISGGYGFIGSRLANFLKGQGHSVSVLSRNPRQGDFGWDPENGSIDVNRLNGFDAIIHLAGENLGAGRWNDALKKQIRASRINSTKLLVGAMKKMDRPAKVFISGSAVGYYGDCGDRLVNEADGSGNGFLAEVCKDWEAEASLGSEFVDRVIGLRTGIVLDAGDGALRKMLPPFKLGLGGSFGSGDQWMSWIALEDWIAAVHHLMLKGESGAYNLVSPNPERNKSFGKTLASVLRRPAFFSVPAPLLKAAIGEFAEEGLLSSCRAEPKGLLEAGYRYLYPKLDDALKLVLGRS, from the coding sequence ATGGCCCAATACCAGAAGATAACCGCAATTCCTTGCACGGCGGAAGAGCTGTACCGATGGCATGGGCGTGAAGGAGCCTTCGAACGGCTGATTCCTCCGTGGCAGTCAATGGACATTTTATCCCGAAGAGGAGGAATTGAGAAAGGGGCCAATATTCATATTCGCTTGAAGCGTTTGGGCATCTCTACCGATTGGATCGCTCAGATTACAGATGGGCTTGAGGACTCTTTCTTTGTTGATTCCCAATTGAAGGGACCCTTTGAAAAATGGATACACCGGCATGAGTTTTCGGAAGTCGATTCCCATCAATGTCGCCTGACTGACTCAATCGACTATTCATTGCCCGCTGGGAAACTGGGAGCGTTGTTTGGAGGGCGGTTTGTAGCATCGGACCTGGAGCGAGTCTTTCGTTATCGGCATGACGTTACCAGAAATGATCTAGCGGCATGGAATGCGTATCGCAGCTATCCAAAATTCAATGTCCTCATTTCGGGTGGGTATGGGTTCATTGGGAGTCGGTTAGCAAACTTTCTTAAAGGCCAGGGCCATTCAGTATCCGTGTTGTCAAGAAACCCTCGCCAGGGTGATTTCGGTTGGGATCCCGAAAATGGGAGCATTGATGTAAACCGATTGAACGGTTTTGATGCCATCATACATCTAGCGGGCGAAAACCTCGGAGCGGGCAGATGGAACGATGCCCTCAAGAAACAGATTCGTGCCAGCCGGATTAATTCCACGAAATTGCTGGTGGGTGCGATGAAGAAAATGGATCGACCTGCAAAGGTTTTCATTTCCGGTTCGGCCGTTGGGTACTACGGTGATTGCGGAGACCGGCTGGTCAATGAAGCCGATGGCTCGGGCAACGGTTTCCTAGCAGAAGTGTGTAAGGACTGGGAGGCGGAGGCCAGTTTGGGCAGCGAGTTTGTCGATCGTGTGATCGGTCTTAGGACTGGAATTGTTTTGGATGCCGGAGATGGGGCGTTACGGAAAATGCTTCCTCCTTTTAAGCTTGGGTTAGGAGGGTCTTTTGGTTCAGGAGATCAATGGATGTCTTGGATCGCTTTGGAAGATTGGATTGCGGCCGTACATCATCTGATGCTGAAAGGTGAATCGGGTGCGTATAATTTGGTGTCCCCGAATCCTGAGCGGAACAAGTCCTTCGGCAAGACACTGGCGTCAGTGTTGCGAAGGCCAGCCTTTTTTAGCGTCCCTGCTCCATTGCTTAAGGCTGCGATTGGCGAGTTTGCCGAAGAAGGGCTCCTGTCCAGTTGCCGTGCGGAGCCGAAAGGTCTGCTCGAAGCAGGATATCGGTATTTGTATCCCAAACTTGATGACGCGCTAAAACTGGTTTTAGGACGCAGTTGA
- a CDS encoding ExbD/TolR family protein: MSLLARRRNKANINIIPLMDVLTILIFFFLVSMQFKEMTTLNLTLPKIESAGRNDYPERILVGIDEGGQIFLENQPVPMDDLQAVLSRVSEISNDVPVLIKAHNLTPLQTITDVMDACRLNGLSKIRIQSR, from the coding sequence ATGAGTCTACTCGCTCGCAGGCGGAACAAGGCGAATATCAATATCATCCCCTTAATGGATGTATTGACAATATTGATATTCTTTTTTCTCGTTAGTATGCAGTTCAAGGAAATGACGACCTTGAATTTAACCCTCCCGAAGATCGAATCTGCCGGGCGCAATGACTATCCAGAACGTATTTTGGTGGGAATAGACGAGGGTGGTCAGATATTTTTGGAAAACCAGCCGGTACCGATGGACGATCTTCAGGCTGTGCTTTCGAGGGTTTCGGAGATTTCAAATGATGTCCCGGTGCTTATAAAGGCTCACAATTTGACTCCTTTGCAGACGATCACGGATGTTATGGATGCCTGCCGGTTAAATGGACTTAGTAAGATCCGGATACAATCGAGATAA
- a CDS encoding MotA/TolQ/ExbB proton channel family protein, producing MIDILKGAGIFVYPLMVCSIVGCFIIFERMFALRRAAIIPNHIVEGIVEGSPSDGGGNSSLGRVIAYWKRHSQDSGAVKAYARLEVNRMERGFVFLEIIIGAAPLLGLLGTVTGLVQVFGNVSLDTGMPDPSAFTQGIALALTTTVIGLAVAIPCLIANGYLQRRVETYAVQFESLLEQMGLEDS from the coding sequence ATGATAGATATTCTCAAAGGAGCCGGTATTTTCGTCTATCCACTCATGGTGTGTTCCATTGTCGGGTGCTTTATTATATTTGAACGCATGTTTGCGTTGCGCCGTGCGGCGATCATTCCCAACCACATCGTTGAGGGAATCGTGGAAGGAAGTCCATCTGATGGCGGCGGAAACTCGTCTCTTGGTCGCGTGATTGCCTATTGGAAGCGTCATTCCCAAGATAGCGGGGCGGTAAAAGCATATGCTCGTCTGGAAGTAAATCGTATGGAGCGTGGATTCGTTTTTTTAGAGATCATTATCGGGGCGGCTCCTTTGCTGGGGTTGTTGGGAACAGTAACGGGTCTTGTCCAAGTTTTTGGAAATGTTTCTCTGGATACGGGGATGCCGGACCCCTCCGCATTCACGCAGGGGATTGCCTTGGCCCTCACCACAACCGTGATTGGACTCGCCGTAGCAATTCCCTGTCTAATTGCCAACGGCTACTTGCAGCGGCGCGTTGAAACCTATGCCGTGCAGTTCGAGTCTTTGCTCGAGCAAATGGGCCTCGAAGATTCATGA
- the glgA gene encoding glycogen synthase GlgA, producing the protein MKIVHAASEMFPYLKTGGLADVTGALCKSLSRFGHDISFFIPGYRKILESPVFSKAKLKVVLQVELGDEFLRGEVYAVPIGKRQTLYIIRCDEFFDRSNPYGSANRDYSDNDRRFIWFCKAIVEAMHVLELKADIFHCHDWQTGLAPLFLRTVEQEHGISLALKTFFSIHNLAFQGLFPSGSFRFTNLPDEFNELDGIEFYEQISMIKGGIFFADKILTVSPNYAKEILTSDFGSGMEGALTVREEDLVGIKNGIDYDVWNPETDAFLPTNYSSKNLAGKKVCRKKLLDTVGLSDTEKPVYGIVCRLTEQKGLDFILKQMSFFVENDCRLVVLGMGDPFYERALKRWAKSHPKIIGVCMVLDEGLSHLVEAGSDFYLMPSIFEPCGLNQMYSQRYGTPPLASDVGGLHDTVVDIRENEETGTGLLFQPELKEFDKALNYSLELFSSNDTMEKIRRNGMLKDFSWTNVVKEYENLYSESL; encoded by the coding sequence ATGAAAATTGTTCATGCGGCAAGCGAGATGTTTCCCTATCTAAAGACGGGAGGACTGGCTGACGTTACGGGTGCTCTTTGCAAGTCTCTGTCTCGTTTCGGTCACGACATCTCTTTTTTTATTCCAGGATATCGAAAGATCCTAGAGTCCCCGGTGTTTTCGAAAGCCAAGCTCAAGGTGGTTCTTCAGGTTGAGCTGGGTGACGAATTTCTCAGAGGAGAAGTGTACGCGGTGCCAATTGGAAAACGCCAGACATTGTATATCATTCGTTGTGACGAGTTCTTCGATCGCTCAAATCCTTACGGAAGTGCGAACCGCGACTATAGCGATAACGATAGGCGCTTCATTTGGTTTTGCAAGGCAATTGTAGAAGCGATGCATGTCCTTGAGCTTAAGGCGGATATATTTCACTGCCACGATTGGCAAACAGGCTTGGCGCCCCTCTTTCTACGAACAGTGGAGCAGGAGCATGGTATTTCACTCGCGCTTAAGACGTTCTTTTCGATTCACAACCTTGCGTTTCAGGGCTTGTTTCCCAGTGGCTCGTTTCGATTTACAAATCTTCCTGATGAATTCAACGAGTTAGACGGAATTGAGTTTTACGAACAGATCAGCATGATTAAGGGAGGTATCTTTTTCGCTGACAAGATTCTGACCGTAAGTCCAAACTACGCTAAAGAGATACTAACATCAGATTTCGGAAGCGGAATGGAGGGGGCCTTAACAGTGCGTGAGGAGGACCTCGTGGGAATCAAAAATGGAATTGATTACGATGTGTGGAATCCAGAGACGGATGCGTTCCTGCCGACCAATTATTCGTCGAAGAATCTCGCTGGGAAGAAAGTATGCCGTAAAAAGCTGCTGGATACAGTTGGACTGTCAGATACGGAAAAACCGGTTTACGGAATTGTCTGTCGGTTAACCGAGCAAAAGGGCTTGGACTTCATCCTAAAGCAGATGAGCTTCTTTGTCGAAAATGATTGTCGACTCGTGGTGCTCGGAATGGGGGATCCTTTTTATGAGCGGGCTTTGAAACGGTGGGCCAAGTCGCATCCGAAAATAATTGGAGTTTGTATGGTTCTTGACGAGGGATTGTCCCATCTAGTCGAGGCGGGCTCTGATTTCTATCTAATGCCATCGATTTTCGAACCCTGCGGACTCAATCAGATGTACAGTCAGCGGTATGGAACGCCGCCTTTGGCTTCGGATGTAGGCGGGTTGCACGATACGGTGGTGGATATTCGCGAGAATGAAGAAACGGGAACGGGACTGCTCTTTCAGCCTGAATTGAAAGAATTTGACAAAGCTCTGAATTACTCACTTGAGCTCTTCTCTTCAAATGACACCATGGAAAAAATTAGACGGAATGGTATGTTGAAGGACTTTTCCTGGACGAATGTGGTGAAGGAATACGAGAACTTGTATTCGGAATCTCTATAA
- the leuC gene encoding 3-isopropylmalate dehydratase large subunit, translating into MSQSLFEKVWDAHAVKTLSNGQTQLLIGTHLIHEVTSPQAFGMLRDLNLKVAYPHRTFATVDHIVPTDQRQEPFADPLADAMIRELRRNCEENGVTFFDLPSGKQGIVHVVGPEQGITQPGTTIACGDSHTSTHGAFGAIAFGIGTTQIRDLLATQTMALAKLKVRRINVNGELHPGVYAKDVILHIIRKLGVKGGTGFAYEYGGSAFDNFSMEERMTVCNMSIEGGARAGYVNPDEKTFEYLKGRPYSPSGDEWDAAVERWRSFASDPDCEYDDVVEFDAADIAPTVTWGINPEQAISVVESVPTVEGSAEKDKALVAEALEYMKLPAGAPINGTKVDICFIGSCTNGRLSDFEEVAKYLDGQKVAEGVKAIAVPGSQVVDLICREKGLHTVFENAGFEWRGAGCSMCLAMNPDKLIGDQLSASSSNRNFKGRQGSPTGRTVLMSPVMVAAAAIKGEIADAREVFGVGELANA; encoded by the coding sequence ATGAGCCAGTCATTATTCGAAAAAGTATGGGACGCGCATGCGGTCAAAACGCTGTCGAACGGTCAAACGCAATTGCTTATCGGAACTCATCTCATCCATGAGGTTACGAGTCCGCAGGCCTTTGGCATGTTGCGCGATCTCAATTTGAAAGTCGCTTATCCGCATCGTACGTTCGCTACGGTAGACCATATCGTACCGACCGACCAACGCCAGGAGCCATTCGCGGATCCGCTGGCCGATGCGATGATCCGGGAGTTGCGCCGCAATTGCGAGGAAAACGGAGTGACTTTCTTTGACCTGCCGAGCGGAAAGCAAGGGATCGTGCACGTGGTGGGACCCGAGCAAGGCATAACGCAGCCCGGAACCACGATTGCTTGTGGCGATTCTCACACCTCGACGCACGGAGCGTTTGGGGCGATCGCCTTCGGAATTGGAACTACCCAGATTCGTGACTTGCTCGCCACCCAGACAATGGCGTTAGCTAAACTCAAGGTTCGTCGAATCAATGTGAACGGTGAGCTACACCCCGGCGTTTATGCCAAAGACGTCATCTTGCACATCATCCGAAAGCTAGGAGTAAAAGGGGGAACCGGCTTTGCGTACGAATATGGTGGATCGGCATTCGACAACTTTTCCATGGAGGAGCGCATGACGGTTTGCAACATGTCTATTGAAGGTGGCGCCCGTGCAGGATACGTCAATCCGGACGAGAAAACGTTCGAGTACTTGAAAGGCCGCCCCTATTCGCCGTCGGGCGACGAATGGGATGCTGCGGTGGAGCGTTGGAGGTCTTTTGCGAGCGATCCGGATTGTGAATACGACGACGTCGTGGAATTCGATGCGGCGGACATTGCTCCAACCGTCACATGGGGCATCAATCCCGAGCAGGCGATTTCAGTAGTAGAGAGTGTACCTACCGTAGAAGGGTCTGCGGAAAAGGACAAGGCTCTCGTTGCGGAAGCCCTAGAGTATATGAAGTTGCCTGCTGGCGCGCCTATCAATGGTACGAAAGTGGATATTTGTTTCATAGGTTCTTGTACCAATGGGCGTCTGTCGGACTTTGAAGAAGTGGCGAAATACTTGGACGGTCAAAAAGTGGCCGAGGGCGTTAAGGCGATTGCGGTACCCGGTTCGCAAGTGGTGGACTTAATATGCCGCGAGAAGGGCTTGCACACAGTGTTTGAAAATGCCGGTTTCGAATGGCGCGGGGCGGGTTGCTCGATGTGTTTGGCGATGAATCCGGACAAGCTTATCGGTGACCAGTTGAGCGCTAGCTCGAGCAATCGGAATTTCAAGGGGCGCCAAGGTAGCCCGACTGGTCGAACGGTATTGATGAGTCCGGTAATGGTAGCCGCAGCTGCGATTAAAGGAGAGATTGCCGATGCTCGCGAGGTGTTCGGGGTCGGTGAACTGGCGAACGCTTAA
- the leuD gene encoding 3-isopropylmalate dehydratase small subunit: MALEKITQVSGKGVYVAGNEIDTDRIIPARFMKCVTFDGLGEYLFYDVRKNEDGSDKDHPLNDSRFSDSTILLSGENFGCGSSREHAPQALYRYGFRGLVAESYAEIFFGNCATLGIPCFCVTKEDIRTMAAAIEADPSLEITLDVENERIRFGDQNLTAVVRESARKALSEGKWDMIGELTEGEPEVAKLVAGLPYMAP; the protein is encoded by the coding sequence ATGGCATTAGAAAAAATCACACAAGTAAGCGGCAAAGGCGTCTATGTCGCTGGAAATGAAATCGACACGGACCGAATTATCCCGGCTCGTTTCATGAAGTGCGTTACATTTGACGGACTCGGCGAGTACCTCTTCTACGACGTGCGTAAGAACGAAGACGGAAGTGACAAGGATCACCCGCTAAACGATAGTCGATTCAGCGACTCGACTATACTGCTTTCAGGCGAGAATTTTGGTTGCGGTAGCTCCCGTGAGCACGCGCCCCAGGCTCTCTACCGTTACGGTTTCCGAGGCCTTGTCGCTGAGAGCTATGCAGAGATCTTTTTTGGCAACTGCGCCACTCTGGGCATTCCGTGTTTTTGCGTGACGAAAGAAGACATTCGGACGATGGCCGCTGCAATTGAGGCGGATCCTTCCCTGGAAATCACTCTGGATGTTGAGAACGAACGTATTCGTTTTGGTGACCAGAATCTGACCGCTGTGGTAAGAGAATCGGCTCGCAAGGCCCTCAGTGAGGGCAAGTGGGACATGATCGGCGAGTTGACGGAAGGGGAGCCGGAAGTCGCGAAATTAGTGGCTGGATTGCCCTACATGGCTCCGTAG
- a CDS encoding ribonuclease R family protein, whose protein sequence is MKLREQIIALLQAEDYIPQSKNEISQALGLAKKDRRKLDFELRGLLGQGDILIIKGDRYCIPSDANLLTGSIRFRQKGNAFVLPDKIKSGNPIDPIEVDATDTGVSMHGDRVVIRIYDQHTPPKIKGRRKQKPALYPDRLRGRVIRIQERARDTIVGNLQKTRFFYYVVPDDPRLFHDIYVPDPKNSKIKPKPKVGSKVVVKLHEWKQRHVNPEGEIILNLGGTHEPQAELMSILHKYDLNPDFPQSVMNEAKAIPQTVGKSQLKGREDLRDVFTFTIDPDDAKDFDDALSLETVSGSLLRIGIHIADVGAYVQPNSQLDKEAHKRGNSTYLVGTVIPMLPHALSNGVCSLKEDVDRLTKSVFLTFTKGGKLKSTEFSNTVIRSNKRLTYKQAYTLLFNDDLTVARNLKLPPTHQTGSTGRALSELKQSELAQLQSSIRSLWNVASKMRYERMRAGSLDLDMSETKIFVDKDGFADRLEKVVNDESHQLIEEFMLAANEAVAKAMRDANLPCLYRTHDDPDEERLNELREYLATFGVTVADLNVRSEVVKLIQILDNHPQGHILKTQLLRSLKKACYRSTPDGHYGLNKKDYCHFTSPIRRYSDLVVHRVFNYFLVKVKGHESLAGALPQTNIARANALAEHLSLTEVNSTEAERESVKVKLLEFFEQEIEKPKKSQFTAVITEVRNHGMFIELVESNAFGMVHISTLKDDLYRVDNSGTAIIGRRTRKKYRVGQKVNVLVHRVDRFKRQVDFRVSG, encoded by the coding sequence ATGAAACTGAGAGAACAAATAATAGCGCTGTTACAAGCGGAGGACTACATTCCTCAAAGCAAAAACGAAATTTCCCAAGCCCTAGGCCTCGCAAAGAAAGATCGACGCAAGTTAGACTTCGAACTTCGAGGCCTTCTTGGCCAAGGAGACATCTTAATTATCAAGGGCGACCGCTACTGTATTCCCAGCGATGCCAATCTGCTAACGGGCTCGATTCGATTTCGCCAGAAAGGGAACGCCTTTGTCCTTCCTGACAAGATTAAGAGCGGAAATCCAATCGATCCGATTGAGGTCGACGCTACGGATACAGGCGTCTCCATGCATGGGGATCGTGTGGTAATTCGGATATACGACCAGCATACACCACCCAAAATCAAGGGCCGCCGGAAACAGAAGCCTGCGCTGTATCCCGACAGGCTGAGAGGCCGTGTCATTCGTATCCAAGAACGGGCGAGAGATACGATCGTAGGAAATCTGCAAAAGACGCGCTTTTTCTACTACGTCGTTCCAGATGATCCTCGACTCTTCCACGATATCTATGTTCCCGATCCTAAAAATTCAAAGATTAAGCCTAAACCCAAAGTGGGTAGCAAGGTCGTGGTTAAACTTCATGAATGGAAACAAAGACACGTAAACCCGGAAGGTGAAATCATCCTTAATCTCGGCGGAACTCATGAGCCACAGGCCGAACTCATGTCGATCCTCCACAAATACGATCTCAATCCAGATTTCCCTCAAAGCGTCATGAATGAGGCCAAGGCCATACCCCAAACGGTTGGCAAAAGCCAATTGAAAGGGCGGGAGGATCTGAGGGACGTATTCACTTTCACGATCGACCCCGATGACGCCAAGGACTTCGACGATGCTCTGTCGCTAGAGACCGTTTCAGGCAGCCTGCTCCGTATCGGAATCCACATCGCGGACGTGGGCGCTTACGTACAGCCAAACTCGCAATTGGATAAAGAGGCGCACAAAAGAGGAAACTCCACTTATCTAGTGGGGACGGTTATACCCATGCTCCCGCACGCGCTTTCCAATGGGGTTTGCAGTTTAAAAGAAGATGTCGACCGCCTAACAAAATCTGTCTTTCTAACCTTCACTAAAGGAGGAAAGCTCAAGAGTACCGAATTTTCCAATACTGTAATCAGAAGCAACAAAAGACTAACCTACAAACAAGCCTACACTCTCTTGTTCAATGATGATCTCACAGTAGCCCGGAATCTAAAGCTCCCACCCACCCATCAGACGGGATCAACGGGAAGAGCTCTTTCGGAACTGAAACAATCTGAGCTTGCTCAACTTCAGAGCTCGATTCGATCGCTCTGGAATGTCGCATCCAAAATGCGTTATGAGAGAATGCGAGCGGGCAGCCTTGATCTCGATATGAGCGAAACTAAAATCTTCGTCGACAAAGACGGATTTGCAGACCGGCTAGAGAAGGTTGTCAACGACGAGAGCCACCAACTCATTGAAGAGTTCATGCTTGCGGCTAACGAAGCGGTAGCGAAAGCCATGCGCGATGCGAACCTGCCCTGTCTCTATCGAACGCACGACGATCCTGACGAAGAAAGGCTAAATGAGCTTCGCGAATATCTCGCAACCTTTGGTGTAACAGTGGCCGATCTAAATGTACGTTCGGAAGTAGTGAAGCTAATCCAAATCCTGGATAATCACCCTCAAGGGCATATACTGAAAACCCAGCTTCTTAGGTCCTTGAAGAAAGCTTGCTATCGCTCGACTCCAGACGGGCACTATGGACTTAACAAAAAGGACTATTGCCACTTCACCTCCCCTATTCGCCGCTATTCAGATCTAGTGGTACACCGAGTCTTCAACTACTTTCTAGTGAAAGTAAAAGGCCATGAATCCTTGGCAGGAGCTCTACCCCAAACGAATATAGCTCGAGCCAACGCCCTCGCTGAACACTTGAGTCTAACTGAAGTAAACAGCACCGAAGCGGAACGGGAATCCGTGAAGGTCAAGCTGCTGGAGTTCTTTGAACAAGAAATCGAAAAACCGAAAAAATCCCAATTCACCGCAGTTATCACTGAGGTTAGAAATCACGGGATGTTCATCGAACTTGTAGAGTCCAACGCTTTCGGTATGGTCCATATCTCCACGCTAAAAGACGATTTATACCGGGTGGACAATAGCGGCACGGCTATCATCGGGAGAAGGACCCGGAAAAAATACCGGGTCGGACAAAAAGTGAACGTGCTCGTGCATCGAGTAGACCGATTTAAGCGGCAGGTTGACTTCCGAGTTTCCGGCTGA
- a CDS encoding DUF5069 domain-containing protein produces MQHYNYQDTFKQLFETAVSQFERGNRDKDSYFSNDEQSQIVANGWRIQDFFDYAEDLNQWGEPTYEIAQSIEQVRREYFLHKLDGKSSSNQVSVSELPAKSDSLGGITWLPRILPKARGKLLGELPDEIMYCCGGDRHFLETHDIHPSEFLRVVWANWDNDHGVLEFVKSRSSAI; encoded by the coding sequence ATGCAGCACTATAACTATCAGGATACGTTCAAACAGCTATTCGAAACGGCGGTTTCCCAATTCGAGAGAGGCAATAGGGATAAAGACTCCTACTTCTCCAATGACGAACAGTCACAAATCGTAGCGAATGGCTGGCGAATTCAAGATTTTTTCGACTACGCTGAAGACCTCAACCAATGGGGAGAGCCTACCTATGAGATCGCTCAGTCGATCGAGCAAGTTCGTCGAGAGTACTTCCTGCACAAGCTGGATGGAAAATCCTCATCGAACCAAGTCTCTGTATCTGAACTTCCCGCAAAGTCTGATTCGCTCGGAGGTATCACTTGGCTACCTAGGATCCTACCCAAAGCCCGCGGCAAGCTCCTAGGCGAGCTGCCAGACGAGATCATGTACTGCTGTGGCGGCGACAGACACTTTCTGGAAACGCACGACATCCATCCATCCGAATTTTTGCGCGTTGTTTGGGCAAACTGGGACAACGACCACGGCGTCCTCGAATTCGTCAAGTCCCGCAGCTCCGCAATCTAG
- the cysK gene encoding cysteine synthase A: MAKMYPNVTAAIGNTPLIKLNALAEGLDAEIYVKCEYFNPLSSVKDRIGNAMIEAAEKAGKLTQDGVIIEPTSGNTGIALAFIAAAKGYRLILTMPETMSMERRILLNMLGAELVLTQGPKGMLGAIARAQELVAEIGDKAFMPQQFENLANPEIHRRTTAEEIWDATAGEIDAFVSGVGTGGTITGVSEVIKSRRSMMAVAVEPVNSPVISGGNPGPHKIQGIGAGFIPRNCNTGIIDDVIKVENDDAFATARAAALKDGLSVGISSGATIWAAIELAKRPEMAGKRIVTVAASSSERYISTPLGEAAREAANGAVVS; encoded by the coding sequence ATGGCAAAGATGTACCCGAATGTAACGGCGGCGATAGGTAACACGCCCTTGATAAAACTGAACGCGTTAGCGGAAGGTCTGGATGCGGAGATTTACGTTAAATGCGAATATTTCAACCCACTCTCAAGCGTTAAGGACCGAATCGGAAACGCCATGATCGAAGCGGCCGAAAAGGCGGGAAAACTCACCCAAGATGGAGTGATTATCGAGCCCACTTCGGGGAATACAGGGATCGCCCTGGCGTTCATTGCTGCCGCTAAAGGCTATCGACTCATCCTCACCATGCCAGAGACGATGTCGATGGAACGTCGCATTCTGCTAAATATGTTAGGCGCTGAACTCGTTTTGACTCAGGGGCCCAAAGGAATGCTGGGAGCCATCGCTCGAGCCCAAGAGCTAGTAGCGGAAATTGGAGATAAGGCGTTTATGCCCCAGCAGTTCGAGAACCTGGCTAACCCAGAGATCCACCGTCGCACAACCGCTGAGGAAATTTGGGACGCTACAGCCGGGGAGATAGACGCATTTGTTTCGGGGGTTGGAACAGGAGGGACTATCACCGGAGTTTCAGAGGTAATCAAAAGTCGGCGTAGCATGATGGCGGTTGCGGTCGAGCCGGTAAATAGCCCTGTCATCTCGGGCGGCAATCCAGGGCCGCACAAAATTCAGGGAATCGGCGCGGGCTTTATCCCCAGAAATTGCAATACGGGTATAATAGACGATGTCATTAAAGTAGAGAACGATGATGCGTTTGCCACCGCTAGGGCCGCAGCATTGAAGGACGGGCTCAGCGTTGGCATTTCTTCAGGGGCGACGATTTGGGCGGCAATAGAATTAGCGAAGAGACCCGAAATGGCCGGGAAGCGAATTGTAACGGTTGCCGCAAGTAGCAGCGAGCGTTACATCAGCACGCCTCTAGGAGAAGCTGCTCGAGAAGCCGCTAATGGGGCAGTCGTCTCGTAA
- a CDS encoding AraC family transcriptional regulator produces MIFNTRPDLNVKKASILIYNVDRQVFADTLHANDRDELVLITRGSGNFQIGSSEATFGPGTIVYVRAGTLRFWKAETRGGQSVPISGLVIQIPIQALSTDFLELEEAAGVRAYLKRIGQGGHVRLQAYQRIEARLKTILGAKGMLRIARTHALLDLLSNVDGWQVFEEEKLAGRSAKDRARLKRVYHYLEDHFSSRVERNALAQLVGMEPNSFSRFFRRASGQKLADYLAVIRVRHAATLLGARRHMPVSKIASESGFRNVSAFNRQFKKRLGVTPRSYRKELNSEPVQP; encoded by the coding sequence ATGATTTTCAATACGCGGCCTGATTTGAATGTTAAGAAAGCGTCGATATTGATTTACAACGTTGATAGACAGGTTTTTGCAGACACCTTGCACGCAAATGATCGTGATGAACTGGTTCTTATCACTCGAGGAAGCGGAAATTTTCAAATTGGCTCTTCAGAGGCCACCTTTGGACCAGGAACGATCGTCTATGTAAGGGCTGGTACGTTGAGGTTTTGGAAAGCGGAAACCAGGGGAGGGCAATCGGTTCCTATTTCGGGTCTTGTCATTCAGATTCCGATCCAAGCGCTTTCCACTGACTTTCTAGAACTCGAAGAGGCGGCGGGTGTGCGAGCCTATCTGAAGAGGATAGGTCAAGGGGGTCATGTTCGCCTTCAAGCTTATCAGCGCATCGAAGCGCGATTGAAGACAATACTAGGCGCGAAGGGAATGCTCCGGATCGCTCGAACCCACGCCTTGCTCGACCTTCTTTCAAATGTGGATGGCTGGCAAGTCTTTGAAGAAGAGAAGCTAGCTGGTAGAAGTGCTAAGGATCGGGCCCGATTAAAACGAGTTTATCACTATCTAGAGGATCATTTTAGTTCAAGGGTTGAACGAAACGCTCTCGCCCAGCTGGTGGGGATGGAGCCGAACTCGTTTTCAAGGTTCTTCCGAAGGGCAAGCGGGCAGAAACTGGCGGACTATTTGGCGGTGATTCGAGTGCGGCACGCAGCAACACTGTTAGGGGCGCGTCGGCACATGCCCGTTTCTAAAATAGCCAGCGAAAGTGGTTTTAGAAACGTAAGCGCATTCAATCGGCAGTTTAAAAAGAGGCTTGGCGTTACGCCTCGTTCCTATCGAAAAGAGCTCAATTCCGAGCCTGTGCAGCCCTAG